The genomic segment AATCCTCACTATGTTAAAGCCTTCTAATTTCCAGTAGAAGGCTTTATTTATTTTATACAGAAATTAAGATGAAAGGATATTTTCTATGAAAAATTTGGGTATGTATTTTTTAGCTATTTTAACAGGGGTTTTAACAGGGATAGTGACAATACCATATAGATATCTTATTGAAAAATCCATATATATAAGAAAAATTATTTTTGCTGATAAAAATAGTTTTCTTATACATATTGAAGTTCTGTTAGGATTATATCTTATTGTCCTTCTAATAAACAAGTTTGTAGAGATTTTACCACTAATATCTGGGAGTGGAATACCTCAAGCCAGAGCACAAACTTATGGAAGATTTAAAATGAAATATCCAGTGAAAGATTTTACACTGAAATTTATAGGTGGAATTTTAGGAATTTCATCTGGATTTTCTTTGGGTAGAGAAGGTCCTTCTGTTCAAGTAGGGGCATTAATAGGAGAATGGATATCTAAGGTTTTTAATGTAAATAAAATAGGAAGAAAATATTTAATTATGAGTGGATCTAGTGCAGGACTTTCTTCTGCTTTTACAGCACCCTTAGCTTCTACACTATTTATTGCAGAAGAATTAGAGAAATTTTTTAATTATAGATTAATTATATTTTCTTTTTTAGGGGCAATTACATCAGGATTTATGGCTTCTAAAGTTTTCACAGATAATATTTATTTACAAATTCCTAGAGTTTTTCCAAATAATTTTACTTTAGGAAAGTATATAGTTATAATTATTTTATTTTCTGCCTTTATAAGTGTTATTGGGAAATCTTTTACAAGTTCTTTAATTTATTTTCAGAAACTTTATTATAATACAAAATTAAATAAATATATAAAATTATTTTTAATAACTTTAAGTGTATATTTAATGGGAACTTTTTTTATAGATTTAACTGCTGGAGGAGAAAGTTATTTAATAAAAGTAGTAAAAACTGATAATATATCTTTTTTTATGTTAGCAATTGCTATTGTAATTAAACTTTTATTTTCAACTTTATCCTATGCAACTGGATTTCCTGGAGGTATATTCTTACCTCTTTTGGTAACAGGAGGTCTTTCAGGAAAATTATTTGGATTATTTTTAGTTTATTTTAATATAATTGAACCTATAAATATCGGAATTTTTGTTTTACTAGGAATGGCAGGAGCTTTTATTGTTGTAGTTCGTTCTCCTGTAACTGGAATTATTTTATTATTAGAAATGACAAATAATTTCACTATGCTTCCTTTACTTACTTTAACAGGAGCATGTGTATATATTATCAGTTATATTATGGATGTGAAACCAATTTATGACATTTTATATGAAATAATAAAAAGAAAAGATAATAATAAAGGAACTGTGGAATTAGTTTTTGAAATAGGTTCTAATTCATATTTTGATAATATGAAAATTAAAGATGTT from the Cetobacterium ceti genome contains:
- a CDS encoding ClC family H(+)/Cl(-) exchange transporter, coding for MKNLGMYFLAILTGVLTGIVTIPYRYLIEKSIYIRKIIFADKNSFLIHIEVLLGLYLIVLLINKFVEILPLISGSGIPQARAQTYGRFKMKYPVKDFTLKFIGGILGISSGFSLGREGPSVQVGALIGEWISKVFNVNKIGRKYLIMSGSSAGLSSAFTAPLASTLFIAEELEKFFNYRLIIFSFLGAITSGFMASKVFTDNIYLQIPRVFPNNFTLGKYIVIIILFSAFISVIGKSFTSSLIYFQKLYYNTKLNKYIKLFLITLSVYLMGTFFIDLTAGGESYLIKVVKTDNISFFMLAIAIVIKLLFSTLSYATGFPGGIFLPLLVTGGLSGKLFGLFLVYFNIIEPINIGIFVLLGMAGAFIVVVRSPVTGIILLLEMTNNFTMLPLLTLTGACVYIISYIMDVKPIYDILYEIIKRKDNNKGTVELVFEIGSNSYFDNMKIKDVILPENCKITSLERRKSELVLKDNLLIETSDIIGITVDRIDIEKFYNVFRTMANEV